One Tunturibacter gelidoferens genomic region harbors:
- a CDS encoding oxidative damage protection protein — MAHMVFDTRFKAEMEGLDEPPFDSDFGQKIFKNVSKKSWGEWVERQKMLLNEYRLQPWTREAQEFLVEQMNEFFFGEGGSLPKEFVAPTT; from the coding sequence ATGGCACACATGGTGTTCGACACGAGATTCAAGGCCGAGATGGAAGGGCTGGATGAGCCGCCGTTCGATTCGGACTTTGGCCAGAAGATCTTCAAGAATGTCTCGAAAAAGTCGTGGGGCGAGTGGGTAGAGCGGCAGAAGATGCTTTTGAACGAGTACCGCCTGCAGCCGTGGACGCGCGAGGCGCAGGAATTTCTTGTCGAACAGATGAACGAGTTTTTCTTTGGCGAGGGTGGTTCATTGCCGAAGGAGTTTGTGGCGCCGACGACGTAG
- the tyrS gene encoding tyrosine--tRNA ligase: protein MSTFASLEDQLDLITKGAAEIVPLEALKERITKSIATGVPMRIKAGFDPTAPDLHLGHTVLLRKLKHFQTLGHTVIFLIGDSTALIGDPTGRNATRKPLTPEQIAVNAETYKEQVFKILDPEKTEVRYNSEWLDKLSYYDMVKLMAQFTVSQMLEREDFHKRFNEEQPIALHELIYPIAQGYDSVALKCDVELGGTDQKFNLMRGRDLQKHFGQPQQVVLMTSIMEGLDGVQKMSKSLGNAICIHEAAGEMYGKLMSISDELMWKYWTLLTDLRGSEIAQMQTDVAGGVLHPMQAKKNLAWTITRDFHSKEEADAAADSWTKMFQQRGVSEDVPVVKVSLAEEGLMSTMDGVVEVRVPKLLVLVGLASSAGEATRKLAENAVSLNGEKISGRTFGRAAMGESPALRLGKKSVRVEWVS, encoded by the coding sequence ATGTCTACATTCGCTTCGCTTGAAGACCAGCTTGATCTGATCACCAAAGGTGCCGCGGAGATTGTTCCGCTGGAGGCGCTGAAAGAGCGCATTACTAAGTCGATTGCAACTGGGGTACCAATGCGGATCAAGGCAGGATTCGACCCGACTGCTCCAGATCTGCACCTGGGGCACACCGTCCTGCTGAGAAAGTTAAAGCACTTTCAGACGCTGGGACACACAGTGATCTTTCTAATCGGCGATTCAACTGCATTGATCGGCGATCCGACCGGGCGCAACGCAACGCGCAAGCCGCTGACGCCGGAGCAGATCGCGGTTAATGCGGAGACCTATAAAGAGCAAGTGTTCAAGATTCTCGATCCGGAGAAGACCGAGGTTCGGTACAACTCTGAATGGCTGGACAAGCTCAGCTACTACGACATGGTGAAGCTGATGGCGCAGTTCACGGTGTCGCAGATGCTGGAGCGCGAAGACTTTCATAAGCGATTTAATGAGGAACAGCCCATTGCGTTGCATGAGCTTATCTATCCGATTGCGCAGGGTTACGACTCTGTGGCGCTGAAGTGCGATGTAGAGTTGGGCGGTACAGATCAGAAGTTCAACCTGATGCGTGGGAGGGACCTGCAGAAGCACTTTGGACAGCCGCAGCAGGTTGTATTGATGACCTCGATCATGGAGGGCCTTGATGGGGTGCAGAAGATGTCGAAGTCGCTCGGAAATGCGATATGCATTCATGAGGCAGCGGGTGAGATGTATGGGAAGTTGATGTCGATTTCGGATGAACTGATGTGGAAGTACTGGACGCTGCTGACAGATCTGCGGGGCTCCGAGATTGCACAGATGCAGACGGATGTTGCAGGTGGCGTGCTGCATCCGATGCAGGCGAAGAAAAACCTGGCTTGGACGATCACGCGTGACTTCCATTCGAAGGAGGAAGCTGATGCTGCGGCGGATAGCTGGACGAAGATGTTTCAGCAGCGCGGTGTGAGCGAGGATGTCCCCGTGGTGAAGGTGTCGCTGGCTGAAGAAGGTTTGATGAGCACAATGGACGGTGTGGTGGAGGTTCGTGTGCCGAAGTTGCTGGTGCTGGTCGGGCTGGCGAGTTCGGCTGGCGAGGCGACACGAAAGCTTGCTGAAAATGCCGTTAGCTTGAATGGAGAGAAGATCTCGGGCAGGACGTTTGGAAGGGCTGCTATGGGGGAGTCACCTGCGCTGCGGTTGGGGAAGAAGAGTGTGCGGGTGGAGTGGGTGAGTTAA
- a CDS encoding DinB family protein encodes MKRVLVAVVVFVVASCGFAVAQQEKPMTLKAVLLEQLRSTHDKAEWFVPANTAVAGLTPAQASWTDKSGNHSVGQLANHLVFWDREMLAKFKGETPAKFDGNNDETFNNFDAKSWDTTVKQLDQVMTDWENAVEAADDAKISLWASRIAHVGAHNAYHIGQMVYVRKLEGVWDPNKGVK; translated from the coding sequence ATGAAGCGAGTTCTGGTTGCTGTGGTGGTTTTTGTGGTGGCTTCGTGTGGTTTTGCGGTGGCGCAGCAGGAGAAGCCGATGACGTTGAAGGCGGTTCTTCTGGAGCAGCTGCGGTCGACCCATGACAAGGCGGAGTGGTTCGTTCCGGCGAATACGGCGGTGGCTGGGCTGACGCCGGCGCAGGCGAGCTGGACGGATAAGAGTGGGAACCACTCGGTGGGGCAGCTGGCAAATCATCTTGTGTTCTGGGATCGCGAGATGTTGGCGAAGTTCAAGGGTGAGACTCCGGCGAAGTTCGATGGCAACAACGACGAGACGTTCAACAACTTCGACGCCAAGAGCTGGGACACGACGGTCAAGCAGCTGGACCAGGTGATGACGGACTGGGAGAACGCGGTGGAGGCGGCTGACGACGCAAAGATTTCGCTGTGGGCTTCGAGGATCGCACACGTTGGAGCCCACAACGCCTATCACATTGGGCAGATGGTGTATGTGCGGAAGCTCGAGGGGGTATGGGATCCGAATAAGGGGGTGAAGTAG
- a CDS encoding helix-turn-helix domain-containing protein: MNVLEHAVVGRPAAIRGSQMSALVIPPSSPVVFEPLISAVDAGQLLNLHPVTILRWAREGRIPHRRLGRRVVFRVSELNSWLTIFETEVSHAA; the protein is encoded by the coding sequence ATGAACGTACTAGAACACGCTGTAGTAGGTAGGCCAGCTGCCATTCGGGGCTCGCAAATGAGTGCCTTGGTTATACCCCCATCATCCCCCGTAGTCTTTGAACCGTTAATCTCAGCGGTCGATGCGGGCCAACTATTGAACCTCCATCCTGTCACCATCCTCCGCTGGGCAAGGGAGGGGCGAATTCCTCATCGGCGTCTGGGCCGGAGGGTTGTGTTTCGCGTGTCAGAGCTCAACTCCTGGCTAACAATCTTTGAGACCGAGGTCAGTCATGCCGCGTAA
- a CDS encoding tyrosine-type recombinase/integrase, whose amino-acid sequence MPRKQDLGKMYLKRTRYQQGSLAIEERKNGSPVWVYRWRETNSDGRRVKRKQIVGTKRDFPSKAAAMSAVEGLRLDINTESVASSSAPLTINQLIDHYRRTELADDSPKTNRTKQVYEHQLLKVIGPKWGGFRLKDVKPIAVEKWLGELPIAPGSKAKTKGVLSILFQHAMRYSWATANPIRLVRQSALPVQEEIVLTPVEIAALLTELRDPFRALILLVSVTGLRRGELFGLKWQDVDFGKAEIRIVRSIVDQVEGPPKTLASRRPLPMSLELATALENWRKQTSFPDSEDWIFASPLALGRKPYWPDAVLKRHVLPAAIRAGISKRIGWHSFRRTLATLLQSSGASVKTTQELLRHSSPVMTLGVYAKAVNEDKRMAQNAIAALFLGPSVECSEGEEGEE is encoded by the coding sequence ATGCCGCGTAAACAAGATTTGGGGAAGATGTACCTCAAGAGAACTCGTTACCAGCAGGGCTCCTTAGCGATCGAGGAGAGAAAGAATGGTTCCCCGGTGTGGGTGTACCGTTGGCGGGAAACCAATAGTGATGGCCGTCGTGTAAAGCGTAAACAAATCGTGGGAACAAAGAGGGACTTCCCGTCGAAGGCTGCCGCGATGAGCGCGGTCGAAGGTTTAAGACTCGACATAAATACCGAGTCAGTTGCATCGAGCTCTGCGCCCCTTACCATCAACCAGTTGATCGATCACTATAGGCGGACAGAGCTTGCCGACGATAGCCCGAAGACAAACAGGACAAAGCAGGTCTATGAACACCAATTGTTGAAAGTAATAGGCCCAAAGTGGGGTGGGTTCCGTCTCAAGGACGTGAAGCCGATCGCCGTAGAAAAGTGGCTCGGTGAGCTTCCGATAGCGCCGGGCTCTAAAGCGAAAACGAAGGGAGTGTTGAGCATTCTATTTCAACATGCCATGCGTTACAGCTGGGCGACAGCTAATCCCATCAGACTGGTACGTCAGAGCGCATTACCTGTACAGGAGGAAATTGTCCTGACACCAGTTGAGATTGCTGCGCTTCTTACAGAGTTGCGCGACCCGTTTCGCGCTCTCATCCTGCTTGTCTCGGTAACTGGGTTGCGACGTGGCGAGCTGTTTGGCTTGAAGTGGCAAGATGTCGATTTCGGTAAAGCGGAAATACGAATCGTTCGCTCCATCGTCGATCAGGTCGAAGGGCCGCCTAAGACTCTTGCGTCGCGCAGACCGCTTCCAATGTCGTTGGAATTAGCAACTGCACTTGAGAACTGGCGGAAGCAGACATCCTTTCCCGATTCAGAGGACTGGATATTTGCAAGTCCCTTGGCTCTTGGCAGGAAACCATACTGGCCGGACGCCGTTCTCAAAAGGCACGTCCTCCCAGCAGCAATACGTGCTGGCATTTCGAAGCGAATTGGGTGGCACAGCTTCCGGCGAACATTAGCTACGCTGCTGCAATCCTCCGGAGCATCTGTGAAGACAACGCAAGAACTCCTTCGCCACTCTTCGCCGGTGATGACCCTTGGCGTTTATGCCAAGGCCGTCAACGAAGACAAGCGGATGGCTCAGAACGCTATCGCGGCACTATTCTTGGGTCCAAGCGTTGAGTGTTCAGAAGGAGAAGAAGGAGAAGAATGA
- a CDS encoding DinB family protein, with the protein MQQMRSMCVVAALLGSGMAMGQTPAAPVGPIGPAAEVQRGYAAQKGNILKAADKMPEGDYQFKPTPEVRTYARVVNHVTEAQLRTCGAVNRTAASDLAKVPAETADKAAIVEALKASFAECDKAFAAVTDANLGDMFEVFNAKRSRIGIMWGTVSHDNEQYATLALYLRLKGLVPPSSEK; encoded by the coding sequence ATGCAGCAGATGCGTTCGATGTGCGTGGTCGCGGCGTTATTGGGTTCTGGCATGGCAATGGGTCAGACGCCGGCAGCTCCAGTTGGGCCGATTGGGCCCGCGGCTGAGGTACAGCGCGGGTATGCGGCTCAGAAAGGGAACATTCTAAAAGCCGCCGATAAGATGCCGGAGGGAGATTACCAGTTCAAGCCGACGCCAGAGGTACGAACCTATGCACGCGTCGTGAACCATGTCACCGAGGCACAGTTGCGTACATGCGGCGCTGTAAATCGGACGGCTGCGAGCGATCTTGCAAAGGTTCCTGCGGAGACTGCAGACAAAGCAGCCATCGTCGAAGCACTGAAGGCCTCGTTTGCCGAGTGCGATAAGGCGTTCGCTGCAGTAACGGATGCGAATCTGGGAGATATGTTTGAAGTGTTCAACGCGAAGCGGTCGCGCATCGGAATCATGTGGGGTACTGTGTCACATGACAACGAACAGTATGCGACGCTGGCGCTCTATTTGCGGTTGAAGGGACTGGTGCCACCGAGTAGCGAGAAATAA
- a CDS encoding DUF1810 domain-containing protein, translating into MRIKVGATSDKYELERFVEAQAGVYEQALAELRAGRKRSHWMWFVFPQIRGLGSSPMAMRYAISSLEEARAYLEHAVLGPRLRESTRIVVEVQGRTVGEIFGSPDDLKFHSSMTLFAKATAPSAKTAEDSGDVFEEALKKYFGGAMDQGTIERI; encoded by the coding sequence ATGAGGATAAAAGTCGGAGCAACGAGCGATAAGTACGAGCTGGAGAGGTTTGTGGAGGCACAGGCTGGAGTGTACGAGCAGGCCCTCGCGGAGTTGCGGGCGGGGAGGAAGCGCAGTCACTGGATGTGGTTCGTGTTTCCGCAGATTCGGGGGCTGGGGAGTAGCCCGATGGCGATGCGGTATGCGATCTCGTCGCTCGAGGAGGCTCGGGCTTATCTGGAGCATGCTGTGCTGGGGCCGAGGCTGCGGGAGTCTACGAGGATTGTGGTGGAAGTGCAGGGACGGACGGTGGGGGAGATCTTTGGGTCTCCGGATGATTTGAAGTTTCATTCGAGCATGACCTTATTTGCGAAGGCCACTGCGCCGTCTGCCAAAACAGCGGAAGATTCGGGCGATGTGTTTGAAGAGGCTTTGAAGAAGTACTTCGGTGGGGCGATGGACCAGGGGACGATCGAGCGGATTTGA
- a CDS encoding VOC family protein, which produces MPPTVGNGKICYLEIPATDVAVSSAFYATCFGWSLRQHSDGTTAFDDGVGQVSGMWVLNRPPSTQPGIVISIMVDSAVATVDLITAHGGEIVQPIDPNASEITAHFRDPGGNVLGIYQEPG; this is translated from the coding sequence ATGCCTCCCACTGTCGGCAACGGCAAGATCTGCTACCTCGAAATCCCCGCAACGGACGTAGCCGTCTCCTCCGCCTTCTACGCCACTTGCTTTGGCTGGTCTCTGCGTCAGCACAGCGACGGCACCACCGCCTTCGACGACGGCGTCGGCCAGGTCAGCGGCATGTGGGTCCTCAACCGTCCGCCCTCCACCCAGCCCGGCATCGTCATCTCCATCATGGTCGACAGCGCCGTCGCCACCGTCGATCTCATCACCGCCCACGGCGGCGAGATCGTTCAACCCATCGACCCCAACGCGTCAGAGATCACCGCCCACTTCCGCGACCCCGGAGGCAACGTCCTCGGCATCTACCAGGAGCCCGGCTGA
- the ychF gene encoding redox-regulated ATPase YchF yields the protein MPLNCGIVGLPNVGKSTIFNALTSAKAQAANYPFCTIDPNTGVVTVPDERLAKISELIKPKSLVPTTMEFIDIAGLVEGASKGEGLGNQFLGHIRATDAVAHVVRCFDDAEVIHVAGGVNPLHDIDIINTELLLADLDTVEKRNTKVERAAKASSDGKIKAEHAMLQKLLAALNAGKPARTAELTEEEKILSRELFLITAKPQLYVANVDESGLIAGNSYTAAVEKRAEEEGSQVVRISGALESEIAQLEPAEREEFLKDMGLSEPGLNRLIHSAYRLLDLITYFTAGVQEVRAWTIRRGTKAPGAAGVIHSDFEKGFIKADCYASDDLFKYGSEQAVKEKGLLRSEGKEYIVKDGDILFFKFNV from the coding sequence ATGCCATTGAACTGCGGAATCGTTGGTCTCCCCAACGTAGGAAAATCAACGATCTTCAACGCCCTTACCTCAGCTAAGGCGCAAGCCGCCAACTATCCTTTCTGCACGATCGACCCCAACACGGGCGTTGTGACTGTACCCGATGAGCGGCTCGCCAAAATTTCCGAGCTTATCAAGCCCAAGTCGCTTGTTCCTACGACTATGGAGTTCATCGATATCGCGGGCCTCGTCGAGGGTGCATCCAAGGGCGAAGGCCTCGGCAACCAGTTCCTAGGCCACATCCGCGCGACCGATGCCGTAGCGCATGTCGTTCGTTGCTTCGACGATGCCGAGGTCATCCATGTGGCTGGCGGTGTCAATCCGCTGCACGACATTGACATCATCAACACCGAACTGCTGCTCGCCGACCTCGACACTGTCGAAAAGCGCAACACCAAAGTTGAGCGCGCTGCTAAAGCATCGAGCGATGGCAAAATCAAGGCTGAGCACGCCATGCTGCAGAAGCTTCTGGCAGCCCTCAATGCTGGCAAGCCCGCTCGTACAGCCGAGCTTACTGAAGAAGAAAAGATCCTATCTCGCGAGCTTTTCCTGATCACTGCGAAGCCTCAGCTCTACGTGGCGAATGTTGACGAATCAGGCCTCATTGCGGGTAACTCTTACACTGCTGCCGTTGAAAAACGCGCCGAAGAAGAAGGCAGTCAGGTTGTGCGCATCTCCGGTGCCCTCGAATCTGAGATTGCACAGTTAGAACCTGCTGAGCGCGAAGAGTTCCTCAAGGATATGGGGCTGTCCGAGCCTGGTCTCAACCGCCTTATTCACTCCGCCTATCGCCTGCTTGACCTCATTACCTACTTCACAGCCGGTGTGCAGGAGGTTCGCGCCTGGACTATCCGCCGTGGCACCAAAGCCCCTGGCGCAGCGGGCGTCATCCACTCCGATTTTGAAAAAGGCTTCATCAAGGCAGACTGCTACGCCTCCGACGACCTCTTCAAATATGGCAGCGAACAGGCCGTCAAGGAAAAGGGTTTACTGCGATCCGAAGGCAAAGAGTACATCGTGAAAGATGGTGACATTCTTTTTTTCAAGTTCAACGTATAG
- a CDS encoding ribonuclease R family protein produces MAHTPYPQTDRELMRLIERSPGHRAGYKQLIRELGLGGGRERRLLLEQLARITARGELVKVDSEQWSLPAATPEKTKRVKRGALEMPVEHRATRDRLLAGRLDLHRDGYGFVRPNGSVDRSDDLFIPPNELNGAMQGDEVLVDEAPPGRDGRRSGRIARVLNRRNPTVVGIFHYARTHRGGGPWESAPMINGNYITPLDERMTQAILIPAGAEIRSTPEGTPHRVLGEEAEAQQSHWSQELDPHRPLEGLAVDVEITDFPTAGRPARGRIIEVLGPPDAFGVDVEIIIRKHHLPHVFPANVLAEATVSAEQIVATLGTDEIGRRRDFRGLNIVTIDGETARDFDDAVLVNPLPNGNWELQVHIADVSHYVRPGTSLDLEARLRGTSVYFPDRAIPMLPPQLSSGMCSLRPDEDRLVLSCVMEIDGRGEVLRYEVCEGIIRSAKRMTYTQIQGVIDGNVETRAEFAELVPEFERMYELALKLNAKRHRRGSIDFDLPEPVIQFDPDGNMEAIVRSQRGWSHRLIEEFMLSANECVATWIESQGVASLYRIHEIPDPKRIVDFEETASQFGYSLGFSSLPVKRIQTKSDRRDARGTNKQAKTHEMAESIPVTPQMYQKLTAKIGGKAEERILSYLMLRSLKQARYSEKNVGHFALASPSYTHFTSPIRRYPDLIVHRLLRELIQSGANTEGSAILSDSPQPWGEKRAGKGHAEKPERSVLEGPIPEVELGAIAAESSQSERRADDAERELIEWKKIKFMQDRVGEDFNAIILSCTKYGFFVELDSLFIEGLVPLTSLQDDRYMFRDTDRQIVGTRNGRVFKMGQRVHVLLDRIDRQQRRLQFALLPGEEEAAPRSPRKSKTAANTSSDRPHSSPNRSGKKGKTKSEARERNKKSKGKRR; encoded by the coding sequence ATGGCACACACTCCTTATCCACAGACTGATCGCGAGTTGATGCGGTTAATTGAGCGCTCACCCGGGCATCGCGCTGGGTATAAGCAGTTGATTCGTGAACTTGGATTGGGTGGCGGACGCGAGCGGCGGTTGTTGTTAGAGCAGCTCGCGCGGATCACGGCGCGAGGCGAGTTGGTGAAGGTTGATAGTGAGCAGTGGAGCTTGCCAGCAGCAACGCCGGAGAAGACGAAGCGTGTGAAACGCGGCGCCCTCGAGATGCCGGTGGAGCATCGTGCGACGCGGGACAGGCTACTGGCGGGAAGACTGGATCTCCACCGCGATGGTTATGGATTTGTGCGGCCGAATGGGAGTGTGGATCGTAGCGATGATCTCTTTATTCCGCCGAATGAGTTAAACGGTGCGATGCAGGGCGATGAAGTCCTGGTGGATGAAGCGCCGCCGGGACGAGATGGCCGGCGATCGGGTCGGATTGCCCGGGTGCTGAATCGAAGAAATCCTACGGTGGTAGGAATCTTTCACTATGCGAGAACGCACCGCGGAGGAGGTCCCTGGGAGAGCGCTCCCATGATCAACGGAAACTACATTACTCCTTTAGATGAACGGATGACGCAGGCGATTTTGATCCCCGCGGGAGCGGAGATTCGATCGACGCCGGAGGGGACACCGCACCGTGTTCTAGGCGAAGAAGCCGAGGCGCAACAATCTCACTGGTCGCAAGAGTTGGACCCGCACAGGCCACTCGAAGGGCTAGCGGTCGACGTCGAGATCACCGACTTTCCGACCGCCGGAAGGCCGGCGCGTGGGCGGATCATTGAGGTTTTAGGGCCGCCGGATGCTTTCGGAGTTGATGTAGAAATCATCATTCGCAAACATCATTTACCGCATGTATTTCCTGCAAACGTGCTCGCCGAAGCTACAGTGTCTGCAGAACAGATTGTCGCCACGTTGGGCACGGATGAGATCGGGCGGCGCAGGGATTTTCGTGGACTGAACATTGTAACGATCGATGGGGAGACTGCACGGGACTTCGACGACGCGGTGCTGGTGAACCCGTTACCGAATGGAAACTGGGAGCTACAGGTTCACATCGCAGATGTCAGTCATTACGTGAGACCGGGAACGTCGCTTGACCTCGAGGCTCGACTGCGGGGGACCTCTGTCTATTTTCCAGATCGTGCTATTCCAATGCTCCCGCCCCAGCTTTCAAGCGGGATGTGCAGTCTTCGACCCGATGAGGATCGCCTGGTCCTGAGTTGCGTAATGGAGATCGACGGGCGCGGCGAGGTGTTGAGGTACGAGGTGTGCGAGGGAATCATTCGGAGCGCCAAACGGATGACCTACACACAGATTCAGGGCGTGATCGATGGAAATGTCGAGACGCGGGCGGAGTTTGCTGAGCTGGTCCCCGAGTTCGAACGGATGTACGAGTTGGCGCTGAAGCTGAATGCGAAAAGGCATCGCAGGGGATCGATCGACTTCGATCTTCCCGAACCCGTGATTCAATTTGATCCAGATGGAAACATGGAGGCGATCGTTCGGTCACAGCGCGGATGGTCGCACCGGTTGATTGAAGAGTTCATGCTGTCGGCAAACGAATGCGTTGCGACTTGGATCGAATCGCAAGGTGTGGCGAGCCTGTATCGCATTCACGAGATTCCAGACCCGAAGCGGATTGTCGATTTTGAAGAGACGGCGAGCCAGTTCGGCTATTCTCTGGGCTTCAGCAGTCTGCCCGTGAAACGGATTCAAACGAAGAGTGATCGCCGTGATGCGCGCGGAACTAATAAACAGGCTAAGACGCACGAGATGGCAGAGTCGATTCCGGTAACGCCGCAGATGTATCAGAAATTGACTGCGAAGATTGGGGGAAAGGCAGAGGAGCGGATCCTCTCCTATCTCATGCTTCGGTCGTTGAAGCAAGCGCGCTACAGTGAAAAAAATGTTGGGCACTTTGCGCTCGCAAGTCCAAGCTATACGCATTTCACTTCGCCGATCCGGCGTTATCCGGATTTGATCGTGCATCGGTTGCTTCGGGAGCTCATTCAAAGCGGTGCAAATACCGAGGGATCGGCGATTTTATCCGACTCTCCTCAGCCATGGGGAGAAAAACGGGCCGGCAAAGGACACGCGGAGAAACCTGAACGGTCGGTTTTAGAAGGACCGATACCGGAGGTTGAGCTCGGTGCGATTGCTGCAGAGTCCAGCCAGTCAGAGCGGCGGGCCGATGATGCAGAGCGTGAGCTGATCGAGTGGAAGAAGATCAAGTTCATGCAGGACCGCGTGGGTGAAGACTTCAACGCAATCATTCTTTCGTGCACGAAGTACGGCTTCTTTGTGGAATTGGACAGCCTTTTCATCGAAGGGCTAGTGCCTCTGACCTCGCTGCAGGACGATCGCTACATGTTTCGCGACACAGATCGGCAGATTGTAGGGACGCGAAATGGCCGCGTGTTCAAGATGGGGCAGCGGGTACACGTGCTCCTCGATCGCATTGATCGTCAACAGCGACGACTTCAGTTCGCTTTGCTGCCGGGAGAAGAGGAGGCTGCTCCGCGATCGCCTCGTAAATCAAAGACCGCTGCCAATACGAGCTCAGATCGGCCCCACTCCAGCCCTAACCGTTCGGGTAAGAAGGGCAAGACGAAGTCGGAGGCTCGGGAGCGAAATAAGAAATCGAAGGGCAAACGACGTTAA
- a CDS encoding heme-binding domain-containing protein, whose product MGSVLQSRLRPLLWIVGVLFLVFVGLQFVRPKLTNPPVTADLQTPAEVKQILRNSCYNCHSNETKLPWFDQVVPAYWLVTADVKEARKHLNFSEIGKLPAAQQKGFLFEAVNMIQMGAMPLPAYRRVHPDAVVTPDQLTVLRNYLTTPPDPSNAAEVGAKAVTDAAATDVQYGKWVQASQTALEVKPEWNGVPFDPDYKNWKAISSTDRFDNHTMREILGNDVAVKAIADGHINPWPDGAAFAKVAWQQAAPDEKGVVKTGAFIQVELMVKDSAKYASSEGWGWGRWRGTDLKPYGKDAQFQNECMSCHEPVAKNDHVYTMPFSGQTAGGQ is encoded by the coding sequence ATGGGATCGGTATTGCAGAGTCGTCTTCGACCTCTTCTCTGGATTGTGGGGGTTTTATTTCTTGTTTTCGTCGGATTGCAATTTGTACGTCCGAAGTTGACGAATCCGCCGGTGACGGCGGACCTGCAGACCCCCGCAGAGGTAAAGCAAATTTTGAGGAACTCTTGCTATAACTGCCACTCGAACGAGACGAAGTTGCCATGGTTTGATCAGGTGGTGCCTGCGTATTGGTTAGTGACCGCCGATGTGAAAGAGGCTCGGAAGCATCTGAACTTTTCCGAGATCGGAAAGCTCCCGGCTGCACAGCAGAAGGGGTTCCTGTTTGAAGCGGTGAACATGATCCAGATGGGTGCAATGCCTCTTCCTGCTTATCGGAGAGTGCATCCGGATGCGGTAGTGACACCCGATCAACTGACAGTCCTAAGGAACTATCTGACTACACCTCCTGATCCATCCAATGCTGCTGAGGTTGGAGCAAAGGCGGTGACAGATGCTGCGGCGACGGATGTTCAGTATGGCAAGTGGGTGCAGGCAAGCCAGACTGCGCTGGAGGTGAAGCCGGAGTGGAATGGCGTTCCGTTCGACCCTGACTACAAGAACTGGAAGGCGATCAGCAGCACCGACCGCTTCGACAATCACACGATGCGGGAGATCTTGGGGAACGACGTTGCTGTGAAGGCGATTGCGGATGGACACATCAATCCTTGGCCGGATGGAGCGGCGTTCGCTAAGGTAGCTTGGCAGCAGGCTGCGCCGGACGAGAAGGGCGTGGTGAAGACCGGCGCGTTTATCCAGGTGGAGTTGATGGTCAAAGATAGTGCGAAGTATGCGTCGAGCGAGGGTTGGGGTTGGGGACGCTGGCGCGGAACCGATCTGAAGCCTTATGGGAAAGACGCTCAGTTCCAGAATGAGTGTATGAGCTGCCATGAACCTGTGGCCAAGAATGATCATGTATACACGATGCCGTTCAGCGGCCAGACTGCGGGAGGTCAGTGA